One Pyrus communis chromosome 13, drPyrComm1.1, whole genome shotgun sequence genomic window carries:
- the LOC137713918 gene encoding pentatricopeptide repeat-containing protein At1g63330-like encodes MTVGAVSCSHRRICNCYFTPNFVKFSSLSALKATDFTYEANNSDDCNYRELQLSMQCHASSGNFVKALDSLNSMGNFPGKPTVYDCNALLYSYLKSQTVLLDNVVQVYHGMKRFGPAPNASTFNALLNGMLSLGRLKDAYMIAEEMFDGGFLPSFTSLSRILKNMLRVGNLVRSMGVFKLMLRLKYLPTEPSLCLLISKLSKAMMTEEAWFVCYALMRQGHFFGAYVYNPMLWALCKTGQSNNALQLFYWMKRKGVVHNVCSYTALVYGFGREGLWRDLLCCLDEMETDGCKPSAITYTIVIKSLCGDGRIAEALEYLAKMEREGCEPDMTTYNVILHALCIQDRANDIFSLLEMIENKGFSPNAYTYAAVGGGLLKTGNIGIACELLLDVITEGNYVDVVVYNIYFNCLCHENRSEEALYGLKKMIGEGLMPSNVSYNTILKSFCRENNLSKALKFLDYFKWDENGPDVVSFNTILSVACKQKRRSMIRRVLSHMKNGGVQPNVVSLNCLIQYFCRVENFSECLKLLDYMTCSGSSPTIVTFNLLLDRLCKNGLVGIAERVFKQLRNTGFFPDTISYNILIHAFIKEGNKAMVNQLVSDMYNQRLKPDLFTYGSLISGLCKDGKVSVALELRDDVVENGLTPSIAIYNTLLEAVFKRGAFSDILSLLKNLLLEGCQPNEVTFEILNRPVFKSWIKRSPEVSNLVELVHECKVN; translated from the coding sequence ATGACAGTTGGTGCAGTTAGTTGTTCACACCGCAGAATTTGCAACTGTTATTTTACTCctaattttgtcaaattttcttCATTATCTGCACTTAAAGCTACAGACTTTACTTATGAAGCAAACAATTCCGATGACTGTAACTACCGCGAATTACAGCTCAGTATGCAATGCCATGCCTCCTCCGGTAACTTTGTGAAAGCTTTAGACTCTTTGAACTCCATGGGCAATTTTCCCGGCAAACCCACGGTGTATGATTGCAATGCTTTGCTTTACTCTTACTTGAAGTCACAGACTGTATTGCTAGACAATGTGGTTCAGGTTTACCACGGAATGAAGAGATTCGGGCCCGCTCCAAATGCTTCCACTTTCAATGCACTTTTGAATGGTATGCTATCACTTGGTCGTCTGAAAGATGCTTATATGATTGCTGAAGAGATGTTTGATGGTGGGTTTTTACCCTCGTTTACTTCTTTGTCAAGAATCTTGAAAAACATGCTTAGAGTTGGGAATTTAGTTAGATCAATGGGTGTTTTTAAGCTTATGTTGAGGTTGAAGTATCTCCCGACCGAACCcagtttgtgtttgttgatttctAAGCTTAGTAAAGCCATGATGACTGAAGAGGCATGGTTTGTGTGCTATGCTCTTATGCGTCAGGGTCATTTTTTCGGTGCTTATGTTTATAACCCTATGCTTTGGGCATTGTGTAAGACCGGCCAGAGTAATAATGCTTTGCAATTGTTTTATTGGATGAAGAGGAAAGGCGTTGTACATAATGTGTGCTCTTATACTGCTTTAGTTTATGGGTTTGGTAGAGAAGGTTTGTGGAGAGATCTTCTTTGCTGTTTAGATGAAATGGAGACTGATGGGTGTAAGCCTAGTGCGATAACATACACTATAGTTATTAAATCTCTTTGTGGTGATGGGAGGATTGCAGAGGCGTTAGAATATTTGGCTAAGATGGAAAGGGAAGGATGTGAACCAGATATGACCACATACAATGTGATCCTTCATGCACTTTGTATTCAAGATAGAGCGAATGACATTTTCAGCTTACTTGAGATGATTGAAAACAAAGGATTTTCTCCCAACGCGTACACATATGCTGCCGTGGGAGGAGGCCTGTTAAAAACAGGTAACATTGGGATTGCTTGTGAACTATTGCTTGATGTGATTACAGAGGGCAACTACGTGGATGTTGTTGTGTACAATATATACTTCAATTGTTTGTGTCATGAGAATAGATCAGAAGAAGCGCTATATGGATTGAAGAAAATGATTGGAGAAGGTTTAATGCCAAGTAATGTGTCATATAACACAATTTTAAAGAGTTTCTGTAGAGAAAATAACCTCTCCAAGGCTTTGAAATTCTTGGACTACTTTAAGTGGGACGAAAATGGGCCTGATGTGGTTTCCTTCAATACGATTTTGTCTGTGGCATGCAAACAGAAAAGGCGTTCAATGATCCGGAGGGTCTTGAGTCATATGAAGAATGGCGGTGTTCAGCCTAATGTTGTTAGTTTGAATTGTTTAATTCAGTACTTCTGTAGGGTTGAAAACTTTTCTGAATGTTTGAAGCTCTTGGATTACATGACGTGTAGTGGTTCTAGTCCCACTATTGTCACTTTTAATCTGTTGCTAGACAGACTTTGTAAGAATGGTCTAGTTGGAATTGCAGAACGGGTTTTTAAGCAACTACGGAATACTGGATTTTTTCCTGATACAATTTCTTATAATATTCTTATTCATGCCTTCATTAAAGAGGGCAATAAGGCTATGGTTAATCAATTGGTTAGTGATATGTACAACCAGAGACTAAAACCGGATCTGTTTACATATGGGTCCTTAATTAGTGGCCTTTGCAAGGATGGAAAGGTATCTGTTGCTCTTGAGTTGAGGGATGACGTGGTAGAGAATGGGCTTACTCCAAGCATAGCAATCTACAATACCTTATTGGAGGCAGTGTTCAAGAGGGGTGCTTTTTCAGACATTTTATCATTATTGAAAAATCTTTTACTGGAAGGCTGTCAACCAAATGAGGTAACTTTTGAGATTCTTAACCGACCAGTATTCAAAAGTTGGATAAAGAGATCTCCTGAGGTTTCAAATCTTGTGGAGCTTGTGCATGAATGCAAAGTTAATTGA
- the LOC137713359 gene encoding heat stress transcription factor B-3-like — protein sequence MEGVCDDQKRLLEYVRKSSPPPFLLKTYMLVEDPATDDVISWNDDGSAFVVWQTAEFARDLLPTLFKHSNFSSFVRQLNTYGFRKVATNRWEFCNDKFRKGEKDQLCDIRRRKAWATKQQPINNAVTQQAGAAVLLPNEFDEDQRSSSTSSSSEFSSLVDENKRLKQENGVLSSELTSMKRKCTELLDLVAKYGDSAEKEEEGNERVLKLFGVRLEVTGERERKRKRAEISATANVLLSQACK from the exons ATGGAGGGTGTGTGTGATGATCAGAAGCGTTTGTTGGAATATGTGAGGAAGTCAAGCCCACCACCTTTCTTGTTGAAGACCTACATGCTGGTGGAGGATCCGGCGACGGACGATGTGATATCCTGGAACGACGATGGGTCGGCGTTCGTGGTGTGGCAGACGGCAGAATTTGCCCGGGATCTCCTCCCAACACTCTTCAAGCATAGTAACTTCTCTAGCTTTGTCAGGCAGCTAAATACTTAT GGATTTCGCAAAGTTGCCACAAACAGGTGGGAGTTCTGCAACGACAAGTTCCGAAAGGGCGAAAAGGATCAGCTTTGTGACATCCGTAGAAGAAAAGCATGGGCCACCAAGCAACAGCCGATCAACAATGCAGTAACCCAACAAGCTGGAGCAGCTGTACTACTACCaaatgagtttgatgaagaccAAAGGTCCTCCTCAACTTCATCATCATCCGAGTTCAGCTCTCTCGTCGACGAAAACAAAAGGCTGAAGCAGGAGAACGGGGTTTTGAGCTCGGAGCTGACGAGCATGAAACGGAAGTGCACGGAGCTTCTTGACTTGGTGGCAAAGTATGGAGACTCGGCTGAGAAAGAGGAGGAAGGTAATGAAAGAGTGCTAAAGTTGTTTGGAGTGAGATTGGAGGTTActggagagagggagaggaagagaaagagagctgaAATTAGTGCAACCGCAAACGTTTTACTATCTCAAGCATGCAAATAA
- the LOC137712148 gene encoding uncharacterized protein, translating to MEFLRPFLSVEALEAILAIPIDETMWQDQLVWPMVKTGVYFVKSGYHWQRSLLPPPSPRYSSSAASIPGRLWKWAWQLHTPLKLKCFMWKVLHCAIPMMAALFIRKSAPSPFCPLCHSHKESVEHLFLLCPWVKAIWYGGALTYHVNPSDITSWGTWLMAVLQNHVLSKNDLMRVLSLIAFSCWHIWKARCRFLYQHEAINPFRVLSAISTNVAPFLDVRQVSSCRRGGDTSLIVRDKLGVVVRDFLGNFLAARHTKLRVTCVDSVEALAMQNGCDLGISLGFTHVVVESDSHDTISCLRGSISEGMWEAFPILAKCVKLGEAFHVCRWSWIPRLANLAADHLASRRAIQYAIVPMIARGAMLGPDQPVILHMLDIGPAAQALKEVKMELIDAAFLFSKVCFIKAHFACSPWAPKNSGPALLNVGS from the exons ATGGAGTTTCTTAGACCGTTTCTTTCGGTGGAGGCACTTGAGGCTATTTTGGCCATTCCAATTGACGAGACTATGTGGCAGGATCAGTTGGTCTGGCCTATGGTTAAGACTGGAGTGTATTTTGTCAAATCGGGTTATCATTGGCAACGTTCTCTGCTTCCTCCTCCGTCGCCCCGATACTCCTCCTCTGCTGCATCCATTCCAGGGAGACTATGGAAATGGGCGTGGCAGCTTCATACTCCCcttaaattgaaatgttttatgtGGAAGGTATTGCATTGTGCAATTCCCATGATGGCAGCTCTTTTCATCCGGAAATCTGCGCCTTCACCGTTTTGCCCTTTATGTCATTCACATAAGGAGTCTGTTGAACATTTGTTTCTTCTCTGTCCATGGGTGAAAGCTATTTGGTATGGGGGTGCTTTAACATATCATGTTAATCCTTCGGATATTACATCGTGGGGTACTTGGCTTATGGCTGTTCTACAGAATCATGTTCTTTCCAAGAATGACTTGATGCGGGTTCTTTCTCTCATTGCATTTTCTTGTTGGCACATTTGGAAAGCAAGGTGTCGTTTCCTTTACCAACATGAAGCTATCAATCCGTTTCGGGTCCTCTCTGCTATTTCCACCAATGTGGCGCCTTTCCTTGATGTTAGACAGGTTTCCTCCTGTCGACGGGGGGGCGACACTTCTCTCATTGTGAGGGACAAATTAG GGGTAGTGGTGCGGGATTTTTTGGGGAATTTCCTGGCAGCTCGTCACACCAAACTTAGAGTGACTTGTGTGGATTCTGTGGAAGCCTTGGCTATGCAGAATGGTTGTGACTTGGGTATCTCTTTGGGTTTCACTCATGTGGTTGTTGAATCGGATTCTCACGACACTATATCCTGTTTGCGAGGTTCAATTTCTGAGGGCATGTGGGAGGCTTTTCCTATTTTAGCGAAGTGTGTGAAGCTTGGCGAAGCCTTTCATGTCTGTCGCTGGTCTTGGATTCCAAGATTAGCCAATTTGGCGGCTGACCATTTGGCGTCGCGAAG GGCAATACAGTATGCTATTGTTCCGATGATTGCGAGGGGAGCGATGCTAGGCCCTGACCAGCCTGTAATTCTGCACATGCTTGATATTGGACCTGCAGCTCAAGCCTTGAAGGAGGTGAAAATGGAACTGATTGATGCTGCCTTCCTTTTCTCAAAGGTATGCTTCATAAAGGCACATTTTGCTTGTTCGCCCTGGGCACCAAAAAACTCAGGACCAGCCCTGCTGAATGTGGGTAGTTGA